One genomic segment of Ictidomys tridecemlineatus isolate mIctTri1 chromosome Y, mIctTri1.hap1, whole genome shotgun sequence includes these proteins:
- the LOC101968712 gene encoding LOW QUALITY PROTEIN: olfactory receptor 2T5 (The sequence of the model RefSeq protein was modified relative to this genomic sequence to represent the inferred CDS: substituted 2 bases at 2 genomic stop codons): protein MDVTTWITNHTEWADFILVGLFRKSQHPALLCVVIFLVFLVALSGNAVLIILIHSSAKLHTPMYFFISQLFFMDIMSISITVTKMLLDQVLGVSTILVPECGIQMFLYLILVGSEFFLLAAMAYDHYMAICHPLHYAVLINHRLCLLLASDCCFLGSVTPVTMTYPFCRSQEIQDFDSEVPAVMKLSCSDTSLYETLMYLCCVLMLLIPVTVISGSYSFIFLTIYRMNXAEGRRKALATCSSHMMVVTLFYGAAVYSYMLPSFYHTPQKDMMVSLFXSILTPVLNPLIYSLRNKVVTWALSKMLSVESFRKE from the coding sequence ATGGACGTCACCACCTGGATTACCAACCACACAGAGTGGGCAGATTTCATCCTGGTGGGACTCTTCAGGAAATCTCAACACCCAGCTCTGCTTTGTGTGGTCATTTTTCTGGTTTTCCTGGTGGCTTTGTCTGGAAATGCTGTTCTGATCATTCTGATACACTCCAGTGCCAAACTCCATACCCCCATGTATTTCTTCATCAGCCAGCTGTTTTTCATGGACATTATGTCCATCTCTATCACTGTGACCAAGATGCTCCTGGATCAAGTGCTGGGTGTGAGTACCATCTTAGTCCCTGAATGTGGGATACAGATGTTCCTCTACTTGATACTAGTAGGTTCTGAGTTTTTTCTTCTGGCAGCCATGGCCTATGACCACTACATGGCCATCTGCCATCCACTTCACTATGCAGTCCTCATTAACCATAGGTTGTGTCTCCTCCTGGCATCTGACTGCTGTTTCCTGGGATCAGTGACTCCTGTCACCATGACCTACCCATTCTGCAGATCCCAGGAAATCCAGGACTTCGACTCTGAAGTCCCTGCTGTgatgaagctctcctgctcagatacCTCACTCTATGAGACACTCATGTACCTGTGCTGTGTCCTCATGCTCCTCATCCCTGTGACAGTTATTTCAGGCTCCTATTCCTTCATCTTCCTCACCATCTACAGAATGAACTaagcagagggcaggaggaaggccctGGCCACCTGCTCCTCACACATGATGGTGGTTACACTCTTCTATGGTGCTGCCGTCTACTCCTACATGCTTCCCAGCTTCTACCACACCCCTCAGAAGGACATGATGGTTTCTCTGTTTTAATCCATTCTCACTCCTGTGCTGAACCCTTTAATCTACAGTTTAAGGAACAAGGTTGTCACTTGGGCTCTAAGTAAAATGTTGAGTGTTGAGTCTTTCAGGAAAGAGTAA